Proteins co-encoded in one Minwuia thermotolerans genomic window:
- a CDS encoding helix-turn-helix domain-containing protein, which translates to MAENPHPVDIYVGSRVRLCRTLKGLSQQKLAQALGLTFQQVQKYERGANRIGASRLFELSRILDVPPSFFFDGAPGGDGEPSAAPGLSEGDQTPFDSERLFRREILEFVRAYDKISDPAVRKRLFELVKAIGGQYSGKD; encoded by the coding sequence TTGGCTGAGAATCCGCATCCCGTGGACATCTACGTGGGCAGCCGCGTGCGGCTTTGCCGGACCCTGAAAGGCCTGAGTCAGCAGAAACTCGCCCAGGCGCTGGGCCTCACCTTCCAGCAGGTCCAGAAATACGAACGCGGCGCCAACCGCATCGGCGCCAGCCGGCTGTTCGAACTGAGCCGCATCCTGGACGTGCCGCCATCGTTCTTCTTCGACGGCGCACCGGGCGGCGACGGCGAGCCGTCGGCGGCTCCCGGTCTCTCCGAGGGCGACCAGACCCCCTTCGATTCCGAGCGGCTCTTCCGCCGCGAGATCCTCGAGTTCGTGCGCGCCTACGACAAGATCTCGGACCCGGCCGTGCGCAAGCGGCTGTTCGAACTGGTCAAGGCCATCGGCGGACAGTACTCCGGCAAGGACTGA
- the lnt gene encoding apolipoprotein N-acyltransferase encodes MLSTPLRLAAAFLLGGLATLVFSPFDLPLAGFVAFTGLAVLLDRLGRMAGAFWTAWFFGWGHFIAGLYWTASAFLVEADKFAWMIPGPLLGLPAFLALFPAVAVTAAWRLTAPGPLRLATLAASWTLLEFARGHVLTGFPWNLAGYAFGFHPAAMQPAAWIGVYGLSFLAVLAFAAPALLFLPRRRTWAALALILPAVLAAGAGMLRLDAPGPRAEPVQLRIVQANIPQREKWRPDLIRTNFEKLVEMSLQPAEEGTPDLVIWPETAATFLLSRAEQPRQTLGAIAASLDDGRGGLVITGAPRVEVRDGREMPHNSALAIDPAAGIVAVYDKTHLVPFGEYLPLRGLLQFLGLEKLARGRGDFIPGPKDQRFDPPGLPPASVLICYEAIFPALSNRGERPEWLLNLTNDGWFGELTGPDQHFTMARFRAVEQGLPLVRAAGTGISAVVDARGRIVASLPLNSAGVIDAQLPAPAAKTFYAKTGNALVFGTTLAVLLLVAAGALLSRRNEDLPSGRASTTH; translated from the coding sequence ATGCTCTCCACGCCCCTGCGTCTGGCGGCGGCGTTCCTGCTGGGCGGGCTCGCCACCCTGGTCTTCTCGCCCTTCGACCTGCCTCTGGCCGGCTTCGTCGCCTTCACCGGGCTCGCGGTGCTGCTCGACCGGCTCGGGCGGATGGCGGGCGCCTTCTGGACCGCGTGGTTCTTCGGCTGGGGCCATTTCATCGCCGGTTTGTACTGGACCGCATCCGCCTTCCTGGTCGAGGCGGACAAGTTCGCCTGGATGATACCGGGGCCGCTGCTGGGCCTGCCCGCCTTTCTCGCCCTGTTCCCGGCGGTCGCCGTGACCGCCGCCTGGCGGCTGACCGCGCCGGGTCCGCTGCGCCTGGCGACCCTGGCCGCGTCATGGACACTGCTGGAGTTCGCGCGCGGTCATGTCCTGACCGGCTTCCCCTGGAACCTGGCGGGCTATGCCTTCGGCTTCCACCCGGCGGCGATGCAGCCCGCCGCCTGGATCGGTGTCTATGGGCTGAGCTTCCTCGCGGTGCTCGCCTTCGCCGCGCCGGCGCTCCTTTTTCTGCCCCGCCGCCGGACATGGGCGGCGCTGGCGCTGATCCTTCCGGCTGTACTGGCCGCCGGCGCCGGCATGCTGCGTCTCGATGCGCCGGGCCCGCGCGCCGAACCCGTTCAGTTGCGCATCGTCCAGGCCAATATCCCGCAGCGCGAGAAATGGCGGCCTGACCTGATCCGCACGAATTTCGAGAAGCTGGTCGAGATGAGCCTGCAGCCGGCCGAGGAAGGGACGCCGGACCTGGTGATCTGGCCGGAGACGGCGGCGACTTTCCTGCTCTCGCGCGCCGAGCAGCCGCGTCAGACCCTGGGCGCCATCGCCGCCTCGCTGGACGATGGCCGGGGCGGACTGGTGATCACCGGGGCGCCGCGCGTCGAGGTCCGGGACGGGCGGGAAATGCCGCACAACTCGGCTCTGGCCATCGACCCGGCGGCGGGCATCGTCGCCGTCTACGACAAGACCCACCTGGTGCCGTTCGGCGAGTACCTGCCGTTGCGCGGACTGCTGCAGTTCCTGGGTCTCGAGAAACTGGCCCGGGGCCGGGGCGACTTCATCCCCGGCCCGAAGGACCAACGCTTTGATCCGCCGGGCCTTCCCCCTGCATCGGTGCTGATCTGCTACGAGGCGATATTCCCCGCTCTCAGCAACCGCGGTGAGCGTCCGGAATGGCTGCTCAACCTCACCAATGACGGCTGGTTCGGCGAACTCACCGGTCCCGATCAGCATTTCACCATGGCGCGCTTCCGGGCCGTCGAGCAGGGCCTGCCCCTCGTCCGCGCCGCCGGCACCGGGATTTCTGCGGTCGTGGACGCCCGCGGGCGAATTGTCGCATCGCTGCCGCTCAACAGCGCCGGCGTGATCGACGCGCAGCTGCCTGCGCCGGCCGCCAAGACATTCTATGCAAAAACCGGTAATGCACTTGTCTTCGGAACGACCTTGGCGGTTCTTTTATTGGTAGCCGCCGGGGCTTTACTTTCGCGACGAAATGAAGACCTACCTTCCGGTAGGGCTTCCACGACGCATTAA
- a CDS encoding hemolysin family protein, which produces MSDSASSSVPAEGGDEQQEEGGSGLGGWFGDIWRGLGRGRNGDNGWRESLEEILEEHDTNEHDGLSLEERRLLTNIIALDGKRVEDAMVPRADIVALDISLPVEEVVDRYMEAPHSRLPVYRDNLDDIAGILHIKDLVKFWGHTGQVDLQSILREPVVVPPSKPVIDLLVEMRANRRHLAIVVDEYGGVDGLVTIEDLIEEVVGDIRDEHDSEADPLFIEQPDGSIDVDARFELEEFESRVGCDLLADKEDEEIDTLGGFVFVALGRVPKRGEVIRHDCGLEFEVVDADPRRIHRLKVHRTARTPETAGSDPPRA; this is translated from the coding sequence ATGAGCGATTCCGCATCGAGTAGCGTCCCCGCGGAAGGCGGGGATGAACAGCAAGAAGAGGGCGGCTCCGGTCTCGGCGGCTGGTTCGGCGACATCTGGAGGGGCCTGGGCCGCGGCCGCAACGGCGACAATGGCTGGCGCGAGAGCCTCGAGGAGATACTCGAGGAACACGATACCAACGAGCACGACGGACTGAGCCTGGAGGAGCGCCGGCTCCTCACCAACATCATCGCGCTGGACGGCAAGCGCGTGGAAGACGCCATGGTTCCCCGCGCCGACATCGTGGCACTGGACATTTCCCTGCCCGTCGAGGAAGTCGTGGACCGCTACATGGAGGCGCCGCACAGCCGGCTGCCTGTCTACCGCGACAATCTGGACGACATCGCGGGCATTCTGCACATCAAGGATCTGGTGAAGTTCTGGGGCCATACCGGCCAGGTCGACCTGCAGTCGATCCTGCGCGAGCCGGTGGTCGTGCCCCCTTCGAAACCGGTCATAGACCTGCTGGTCGAGATGCGGGCCAACCGCCGTCATCTGGCCATCGTGGTAGACGAATATGGCGGCGTGGACGGTCTGGTCACCATCGAGGACCTGATCGAGGAGGTCGTCGGCGACATCCGCGACGAACATGACAGCGAGGCGGATCCCCTGTTCATCGAGCAGCCCGACGGCAGCATCGACGTCGACGCCCGCTTCGAGCTGGAAGAGTTCGAGTCCCGCGTCGGCTGCGACCTGCTGGCCGACAAGGAGGACGAGGAGATCGACACGCTGGGCGGCTTCGTCTTTGTCGCCCTGGGCCGCGTGCCGAAACGCGGCGAAGTCATCCGCCATGACTGCGGCCTGGAGTTCGAGGTCGTCGACGCCGATCCCCGCCGCATCCACAGGCTGAAGGTGCACCGGACCGCGCGGACACCGGAAACCGCCGGCAGCGACCCGCCGCGGGCGTGA
- the ybeY gene encoding rRNA maturation RNase YbeY: protein MGVAPAANHDAALETDIVTDSGDWPDVADLIGRAAAAAWTAAGDGGRAEVAVALMDDAAIGRLNAEFRGRKGPTNVLSFPADDDLVAGPGHDGMLGDIALALETARREAGLEEKTFEDHLCHLVVHGMLHLLGHDHQTPGEAELMEDMERRILSSLGIADPYAGQQLDGQEQ, encoded by the coding sequence ATGGGCGTGGCGCCGGCCGCGAACCACGACGCGGCACTCGAAACAGACATCGTTACCGACAGCGGCGACTGGCCTGACGTCGCCGACCTGATCGGGCGCGCCGCCGCCGCGGCCTGGACCGCCGCCGGCGATGGTGGTCGGGCAGAGGTCGCCGTCGCGCTTATGGACGACGCCGCCATCGGCCGTCTCAACGCCGAGTTCCGCGGCAGGAAAGGCCCGACGAACGTGCTGTCCTTCCCCGCCGATGACGACCTCGTGGCGGGGCCGGGCCATGACGGCATGCTCGGCGACATCGCCCTGGCGCTGGAGACGGCTCGGCGCGAAGCGGGACTTGAGGAAAAGACTTTCGAGGACCACCTGTGTCATCTCGTGGTTCACGGCATGCTCCATCTCCTGGGGCATGATCACCAGACGCCCGGCGAAGCGGAGTTGATGGAGGATATGGAGCGGCGCATCCTGTCTTCTCTCGGCATCGCCGACCCCTATGCCGGGCAGCAACTTGACGGACAGGAGCAATGA